The following are encoded in a window of Gramella sp. MT6 genomic DNA:
- a CDS encoding exodeoxyribonuclease III — MTIISYNVNGIRAAIRKGFLDWVKQADPDVVCLQEIKAHPEQLDLSDFEDAGYPYHYWYPATKKGYSGVAILSKTEPENITYGTGIDYMDFEGRSIRADFEDLSIMSLYLPSGTNIKRLEHKFRFMDDFQDYVNELKEEIPNLIICGDYNICHEAIDIHDPVRLKNTSGFLPEERAWIDGFMKSGFVDSFRHFNDEPDNYSWWSYRANARNNNKGWRIDYNLVAEPLKDRMKRAVILPEAYHSDHCPVLLEIE, encoded by the coding sequence ATGACCATCATATCCTATAATGTAAATGGTATTCGGGCGGCTATACGCAAAGGTTTTTTAGACTGGGTGAAACAGGCAGATCCAGATGTAGTATGTCTTCAGGAAATAAAAGCTCATCCCGAGCAACTGGACCTTTCAGATTTTGAAGATGCGGGATATCCTTATCATTACTGGTATCCTGCGACAAAAAAAGGTTATAGCGGGGTTGCTATTTTAAGCAAAACTGAACCTGAGAATATCACCTATGGTACAGGGATAGATTATATGGATTTTGAGGGTCGAAGCATTCGCGCAGATTTTGAAGATCTTTCGATAATGAGCCTTTACCTGCCTTCGGGAACCAACATCAAAAGGCTGGAGCATAAGTTCAGGTTCATGGACGATTTTCAGGATTACGTAAATGAGCTTAAAGAAGAAATTCCAAATCTTATTATTTGCGGAGATTATAATATTTGCCACGAAGCAATAGATATCCATGATCCCGTTAGATTAAAAAATACTTCTGGTTTCCTTCCTGAAGAAAGAGCCTGGATCGATGGATTCATGAAAAGTGGTTTTGTAGACTCTTTTCGTCATTTCAATGATGAACCAGATAATTATTCCTGGTGGAGTTATCGTGCCAATGCCCGTAATAACAATAAAGGCTGGCGAATAGATTACAATCTGGTAGCTGAACCGTTAAAAGACAGAATGAAAAGGGCAGTTATTTTGCCTGAAGCATACCATAGTGATCATTGCCCCGTTCTATTAGAAATTGAATAA
- a CDS encoding ComF family protein — translation MFHDFVNLLYPTVCHICEAELLKNEQILCTSCLHDLPVTRYHLDNENPVKKVFYGRVKIEKATSLLHFRKKSGVQHLIHDLKYRGHREIGTYLGKWMGEELSQIPAYLDIDMVIPVPLHKSRLKERGYNQVENFGKEIARSLQAEYRDDILLKISSTQTQTFKDRFSRWGKLEETLVIQNTDGAAQKHILIVDDLVTTGSTLEACAHKLFEIPNIKLSVATMAITN, via the coding sequence ATGTTTCACGATTTCGTAAATCTTCTTTATCCCACCGTTTGTCACATTTGTGAGGCTGAACTGCTAAAAAACGAACAAATCCTTTGCACTTCCTGCCTGCACGACCTGCCGGTTACCCGATATCACCTTGATAACGAGAACCCTGTTAAAAAAGTATTTTATGGTAGGGTAAAGATAGAAAAAGCTACGTCATTATTGCATTTCAGAAAAAAATCTGGAGTACAGCATCTTATTCATGATCTAAAATATAGAGGACACCGTGAAATTGGCACTTACCTGGGAAAATGGATGGGAGAAGAATTGTCCCAGATCCCGGCATATTTAGATATTGATATGGTGATTCCGGTTCCATTACATAAAAGCCGCTTAAAAGAAAGAGGATATAATCAGGTGGAGAATTTCGGAAAAGAGATCGCCAGATCATTGCAGGCCGAATACCGTGATGATATTCTATTAAAAATAAGCTCTACCCAAACTCAGACCTTTAAAGACAGGTTTTCAAGATGGGGAAAACTAGAAGAGACTCTCGTCATCCAAAATACGGATGGTGCTGCTCAAAAGCATATTTTGATTGTAGACGATCTGGTCACCACCGGTTCCACCCTGGAAGCCTGTGCTCATAAATTATTCGAGATCCCAAATATCAAATTGAGTGTTGCGACCATGGCAATTACTAACTAA
- a CDS encoding OmpA family protein → MKIKVLGFLALLISVTSCVSSKKYGELESRNADLLRENRSMNEDLEKFRRSSKDLDTELTALKTDYETLTTERNQLMQKLEALQKNYNSLEDSYDALEKNSSAAIAENSRQNRELLAQLDEKEAALIQEKNRLEKLEKDLAVRSQRIDELESVIAAKDAKMNALKNAVSNALTNFEGKGLSVEQKNGKVYVSMENKLLFESGSWAVNSEGRKAVQQLGAVLAQNPDIAVLIEGHTDNVPYGGSGQLKDNWDLSTKRATSIVQILRENPDIDPQNLTAAGKGEYAPVAPNTTEAGKAKNRRIEVILTPKLDEITRLLNENG, encoded by the coding sequence ATGAAAATTAAAGTTTTAGGTTTTTTAGCATTGTTGATCTCAGTAACCTCATGTGTTTCTTCCAAAAAATATGGAGAGCTGGAAAGCAGAAATGCTGATCTTCTTCGTGAGAACCGAAGTATGAATGAAGATCTTGAAAAATTCAGGAGATCTAGTAAAGATCTTGATACAGAATTGACGGCTTTAAAGACCGATTACGAAACTTTAACTACAGAGCGTAACCAGTTGATGCAGAAACTGGAAGCACTACAGAAGAATTATAATAGCCTGGAAGATTCATATGATGCTTTAGAAAAGAACAGCTCTGCTGCAATTGCAGAAAATTCTAGACAGAACCGCGAATTGCTGGCACAGTTAGATGAAAAGGAGGCGGCTTTGATCCAGGAAAAGAACAGGCTGGAGAAACTTGAAAAGGACCTTGCCGTTAGATCTCAAAGGATAGATGAACTGGAGAGTGTGATCGCAGCCAAGGATGCCAAAATGAATGCACTTAAGAATGCGGTATCCAACGCTCTCACCAATTTCGAAGGAAAAGGTCTTAGCGTGGAGCAGAAGAATGGAAAAGTTTATGTTTCCATGGAGAACAAATTACTTTTTGAATCTGGTAGCTGGGCTGTAAATTCTGAAGGTAGAAAAGCTGTTCAGCAATTAGGTGCTGTGCTGGCGCAAAATCCAGATATAGCGGTACTTATTGAAGGACATACAGATAATGTGCCTTATGGGGGCAGCGGACAGCTAAAAGACAACTGGGACCTTTCTACGAAGCGTGCGACCTCCATTGTTCAAATCTTAAGAGAGAATCCAGACATCGATCCTCAGAACTTAACAGCAGCAGGAAAAGGTGAATATGCTCCTGTTGCTCCGAATACTACTGAAGCGGGGAAAGCTAAAAACCGTAGGATTGAGGTAATTCTTACTCCAAAACTCGATGAGATCACCAGGTTGTTGAATGAGAACGGTTAG
- a CDS encoding T9SS type A sorting domain-containing protein: MMKKLLYLLIFSFVFHLNVNAQTNQITGPSYIDSAKVVKSGPLTKESLIPSNKKPKLYNPRNRGINKVVPGKGLPKTIDPALQSKMGDVQVKSPILTFDAAITRSTPSDPTGAVGRNHYVNAWNSEFAIWDKQGNNIIPASSLASIGGTFTNETDGDPIVFYDESADRFILMQFSAESNSPTPPALLFAVAQGPDPVNSGWYTYRFNLESLPDYPKISLWRDGYYITTNKDALEPQGREIVYTLERDKMLQGADDVRILGFPLPGIRNNGFYSPAGFSVVGQDLPPPGDAPIIYLQDDEWAGVNQDHLKLWLINVDWNNPGSSTIAESQEITNGVSPFAATFDGGGFQNLAQPGGGVDIDALQGAMMYMTMYRRFPNYNSVVMNFVVDVEPSPAKHAGIRWYELRQTADGEPWTVYQEGTYAPDDSDRFSGSIGIDVRGNIGLGFTVVNDDSRNPVFPSIRYTGRYSNDQLGVMSIEEQSIVEGASPQPRPEGRYGDYAHLSIDPVDGITFWHNAEYFVGSDRVNKVGVFSFSATEANDLGAVALASPQSATLTASEEISIEIRNFGLNAQSGFEVSYSINGGAEVTEIFNESIAPESSATYTFEQPADLSEIGETYTITISTNLENDANPNNDSVDTQVKNLPPRDVGVTSIDAPFTSESLSDSETVTVTIENFGGEPQQDIPVSYQVGNNSVVTETYEEVIEVGEEAVYSFDQTANLAASGRYNMMARTNLEEDFDPTNDSETTAIAHLDCIPNGSDCSAGDGIFYFELGEFLNERIPCTTGYIDFTGGTTDLDRADGNFTVTVKTNFAEDDVEKFSLWIDFNDNAVFEDDERLITSEVIPEAGPAFSYDFSIPADAKLGQHLLRIRAGDTSFSGDLNDPCSQMAYGTTHDYSVNIIDSTLDVKDFILNEAELVVISSTNSQYRVVMESSFEEPLRITVHNVLGQKLIENQIVNDGNAYAYDLDMSYAAAGVYLVRVGTRDFGKVQRFIVK, translated from the coding sequence ATGATGAAAAAATTACTTTACCTACTCATATTTAGCTTTGTTTTTCATCTTAATGTCAATGCTCAAACTAACCAGATCACAGGACCTTCGTATATAGATTCTGCAAAAGTTGTGAAATCTGGACCTTTAACTAAGGAAAGTTTGATTCCATCGAATAAGAAGCCGAAACTTTATAACCCTCGTAACCGGGGTATTAATAAAGTGGTTCCGGGAAAAGGTCTTCCCAAGACCATAGATCCAGCACTACAGTCTAAGATGGGAGATGTGCAGGTAAAGTCACCTATACTTACTTTTGACGCTGCAATTACGCGTTCTACTCCTTCAGATCCTACCGGAGCAGTAGGGAGAAATCACTATGTAAATGCGTGGAATTCTGAATTTGCCATTTGGGATAAACAGGGAAATAATATTATTCCTGCTTCTTCACTGGCGAGTATTGGCGGGACTTTCACAAATGAAACAGATGGAGATCCTATAGTTTTTTATGATGAATCTGCAGACAGGTTTATCCTAATGCAGTTCAGTGCAGAGTCTAATTCTCCAACTCCGCCGGCATTATTATTCGCCGTTGCCCAGGGACCAGACCCGGTTAATAGCGGTTGGTATACCTATAGATTCAATCTTGAATCATTACCAGATTATCCAAAAATCTCTTTATGGCGTGATGGTTATTATATAACAACTAACAAAGATGCGCTTGAGCCCCAGGGTCGGGAAATAGTTTATACTCTGGAAAGAGATAAAATGCTGCAGGGAGCAGACGATGTTAGAATTCTAGGATTTCCGCTTCCGGGTATAAGGAACAATGGTTTTTACAGCCCTGCTGGATTTAGCGTGGTTGGACAGGACCTTCCGCCACCGGGAGATGCTCCAATTATATACCTGCAGGATGATGAATGGGCCGGGGTGAACCAGGACCATTTAAAATTATGGCTTATAAATGTAGACTGGAATAATCCGGGGTCTTCTACCATTGCCGAAAGTCAGGAGATCACCAATGGAGTTTCACCATTTGCTGCGACCTTTGATGGGGGTGGATTTCAAAACCTTGCTCAGCCGGGAGGTGGAGTGGATATTGATGCGCTTCAGGGAGCGATGATGTATATGACCATGTACCGAAGGTTTCCAAATTATAACTCTGTGGTGATGAATTTTGTGGTAGATGTGGAGCCTTCTCCGGCAAAACATGCGGGTATTCGCTGGTATGAACTCAGGCAGACCGCAGATGGGGAGCCGTGGACTGTTTACCAGGAAGGAACCTATGCGCCAGATGATAGCGATAGATTTAGTGGAAGTATAGGGATCGATGTAAGAGGAAATATTGGTTTAGGATTTACGGTGGTTAACGACGATTCCCGTAACCCAGTTTTTCCATCCATAAGATATACAGGAAGATATTCAAATGATCAATTAGGGGTCATGTCTATTGAGGAACAGTCTATCGTTGAGGGTGCAAGTCCACAACCAAGACCAGAAGGGAGATATGGAGATTATGCGCATTTAAGTATAGATCCAGTAGATGGCATCACTTTCTGGCATAATGCGGAATATTTTGTGGGTTCAGACAGAGTAAATAAAGTGGGAGTCTTCAGTTTTTCTGCCACCGAAGCTAACGATCTTGGAGCAGTTGCTTTAGCGAGCCCGCAAAGCGCAACCTTGACCGCTTCAGAAGAGATAAGCATTGAAATCCGGAATTTTGGATTGAACGCTCAATCTGGTTTCGAAGTGAGCTATAGTATTAACGGTGGAGCAGAAGTTACCGAAATTTTCAACGAGTCTATAGCTCCTGAATCTTCTGCGACCTATACTTTTGAGCAGCCTGCAGATCTTTCAGAAATTGGTGAGACCTATACTATTACCATTTCTACGAATCTTGAAAATGATGCGAATCCAAATAATGATTCGGTAGATACTCAGGTGAAAAACCTGCCTCCGCGAGACGTTGGAGTGACTTCAATTGATGCTCCTTTTACTTCAGAAAGTTTGAGCGACAGTGAAACGGTAACGGTAACAATCGAAAATTTTGGGGGAGAGCCCCAGCAGGATATACCGGTTAGCTACCAGGTTGGGAATAATTCTGTTGTGACCGAGACTTATGAAGAGGTGATAGAGGTTGGGGAAGAAGCTGTTTATTCCTTTGATCAAACGGCAAATCTTGCAGCTTCCGGAAGATATAACATGATGGCAAGAACAAATCTGGAAGAGGATTTCGACCCAACCAACGATTCTGAAACAACTGCCATAGCTCATCTTGATTGTATTCCAAATGGATCTGATTGTTCCGCGGGAGATGGTATTTTTTACTTTGAACTGGGTGAATTTCTTAACGAAAGAATTCCGTGTACAACAGGTTATATAGATTTTACCGGGGGAACAACCGACCTGGATAGAGCCGATGGTAATTTTACAGTAACGGTGAAGACCAATTTTGCCGAGGATGATGTAGAAAAATTTTCCTTATGGATAGATTTTAATGATAATGCGGTTTTCGAGGACGACGAAAGACTTATCACTTCTGAGGTCATTCCTGAAGCAGGACCTGCATTTTCATACGATTTTAGTATTCCTGCAGATGCAAAACTAGGTCAGCATTTACTAAGAATAAGAGCCGGAGATACCAGTTTCTCTGGTGATCTAAATGATCCATGTTCCCAGATGGCTTATGGAACGACCCATGACTATTCAGTAAATATTATAGATAGCACTTTAGACGTAAAAGATTTTATCCTGAATGAAGCTGAACTTGTGGTGATCTCCTCAACAAATAGTCAGTACAGGGTAGTGATGGAAAGCAGTTTTGAAGAACCATTAAGGATCACAGTTCACAATGTGCTAGGACAGAAATTAATTGAGAACCAGATCGTGAACGATGGCAATGCTTATGCCTACGATCTAGATATGTCCTATGCCGCAGCGGGTGTTTATTTGGTGAGGGTTGGAACCAGAGATTTCGGAAAGGTGCAGCGTTTTATCGTAAAATAG
- a CDS encoding glycine--tRNA ligase: MAKQEDLFKNVISHAKEYGYIFASSEIYDGLSAVYDYGQNGAELKKNIKEYWWRSMTQLHQNIVGIDAAILMHPTTWKASGHVDAFNDPLIDNKDSKKRYRADVLVEDHAEKLLQKAEKEIAKAKKRFGEDFDEEMYKETNPRVQRYLGERKEILERLARSLTNEDLADVKALIEELEIADPETGSKNWTEVRQFNLMFGTKLGASADTATDLYLRPETAQGIFVNFLNVQKTGRMKIPFGIAQIGKAFRNEIVARQFIFRMREFEQMEMQFFVRPGEELDWYEKWKEARLKWHKSLGLGEENYRFHDHEKLAHYANAAADIEFDFPFGFKELEGIHSRTDFDLKAHEEHSGKKLRFYDPELKENYVPYVIETSIGLDRMFLAVLSASLKEEDLGDGNTRTVLKLPAVLAPTKAAILPLVKKDGLPELAQKIVDELKWDFTVQYDEKDAIGRRYRRQDAAGTPLCITVDHDSLEDNSVTVRFRDSMEQKRVKIEELDALIRKETDFKTWMKDFAP; the protein is encoded by the coding sequence ATGGCAAAACAAGAAGATCTTTTTAAAAACGTAATATCTCATGCTAAGGAGTATGGGTACATTTTCGCATCTAGTGAAATCTATGACGGTTTAAGTGCTGTTTATGATTACGGGCAGAATGGAGCCGAACTAAAGAAAAACATCAAGGAATACTGGTGGAGAAGCATGACGCAACTACATCAGAACATCGTGGGTATCGATGCCGCGATCTTAATGCATCCAACTACCTGGAAAGCTTCAGGTCACGTAGATGCTTTTAACGATCCGCTTATCGACAATAAAGACTCCAAGAAGCGATACAGGGCAGATGTTCTGGTTGAAGATCATGCCGAAAAGTTGCTTCAGAAGGCAGAAAAAGAGATCGCGAAAGCGAAAAAGCGTTTTGGTGAGGATTTTGATGAAGAAATGTATAAGGAAACCAATCCTCGTGTACAAAGATATCTTGGCGAAAGGAAAGAGATCCTGGAGCGTTTGGCCCGTTCTTTAACCAATGAAGATCTAGCCGATGTGAAAGCGTTGATAGAAGAACTGGAGATCGCAGATCCTGAAACAGGTTCTAAAAACTGGACTGAAGTAAGGCAATTCAATCTTATGTTCGGTACCAAATTAGGTGCTTCAGCAGATACAGCTACAGATCTATACCTGCGTCCTGAAACTGCACAGGGAATTTTCGTGAACTTTTTAAATGTTCAGAAAACAGGTAGAATGAAGATCCCGTTCGGGATTGCTCAGATAGGAAAGGCTTTTAGAAATGAGATCGTTGCGAGACAGTTCATTTTCAGAATGCGTGAATTCGAACAAATGGAAATGCAATTTTTCGTGCGCCCGGGTGAAGAACTGGATTGGTACGAGAAATGGAAAGAAGCAAGACTTAAATGGCATAAATCTTTAGGTCTTGGTGAAGAGAATTATCGTTTCCATGATCATGAAAAACTTGCACATTACGCGAATGCCGCGGCAGATATAGAATTCGATTTTCCATTTGGATTTAAAGAACTGGAAGGAATTCACTCAAGAACAGATTTCGACCTTAAAGCGCATGAAGAACATTCAGGTAAAAAACTGCGTTTTTATGATCCTGAATTGAAAGAAAACTATGTGCCTTATGTGATCGAAACTTCTATTGGTCTGGACAGGATGTTCCTGGCAGTTCTTTCAGCATCGTTGAAAGAAGAAGATCTGGGAGATGGAAATACCAGAACCGTACTAAAATTACCGGCAGTACTGGCTCCTACTAAAGCAGCTATTTTGCCTTTGGTTAAAAAAGACGGACTTCCGGAACTTGCTCAAAAGATCGTGGATGAATTAAAATGGGATTTCACGGTGCAGTATGATGAAAAAGATGCGATTGGTAGAAGATACCGTCGTCAGGATGCCGCGGGAACTCCACTTTGTATCACTGTCGATCATGATTCTCTTGAAGATAATTCGGTGACGGTTAGATTCCGTGACAGTATGGAACAGAAAAGAGTTAAGATCGAAGAACTTGATGCTTTAATAAGAAAAGAAACCGATTTTAAAACCTGGATGAAGGATTTTGCACCCTGA